In Microbulbifer celer, a single window of DNA contains:
- a CDS encoding DUF2970 domain-containing protein, with translation MKDENEKQKPSFGQIVLSTLAAAIGVQSNKNRERDFKAGSIKAYIAAGVIFTALFVVTLILVVKTVLGNMG, from the coding sequence ATGAAAGATGAAAACGAAAAGCAAAAACCTTCATTCGGGCAGATAGTGCTGAGCACCCTGGCCGCCGCGATTGGCGTGCAGTCCAACAAGAATCGGGAACGGGATTTCAAGGCAGGCAGCATCAAGGCGTATATCGCAGCCGGTGTCATCTTTACCGCGCTGTTTGTGGTGACCCTGATTCTGGTGGTGAAAACGGTGTTGGGTAATATGGGCTGA
- the metH gene encoding methionine synthase has product MSEQSRDQRLKQLYAALEERIVILDGGMGTMIQQEKLSEAEYRGERFADYPSDLKGNNDLLVLTQPDLIERLHREYLEAGADIIETNTFNATRLSQSDYDMEDLVPELNRVAAEVARRAADAVSTPEKPRYVAGVLGPTSRTASISPDVNDPGARNVTFEALVDNYIESANALIDGGSDLILIETIFDTLNAKAAIYALMEVFDQRGFELPIMISGTITDASGRTLSGQTTEAFYYSIAHAKPLSVGLNCALGATELRPYVEALSGVCAEHVSAHPNAGLPNEFGEYDETPEQTAAIVAEFARSGFINILGGCCGTTPEHIRAIADAVADIAPRKLPEQKPALRLSGLEPYVVDENALFVNVGERCNVTGSARFKRLIMEEDYDTALQVAAAQVEDGAQIIDFNMDEAMLDSVFAMRRFLNLCATEPDISKVPFMVDSSKWEVIEAGLQCIQGKAIVNSISLKEGEEDFLAKARACLRYGAAVVVMAFDEKGQADTFERKTEICKRSYDILVEQVGFNPCDIIFDPNIFAVATGIEEHNNYAVDFIQATQWIRENLPGANVSGGVSNVSFSFRGNNPVREAIHSVFLYHAIKAGLNMGIVNAGQLAVYDELPDELRDKVEDVILNRTPEGTEALLDIAEKYRGDGSTAERKEDLAWRQLPVNERLAHSLVKGINNFIEEDTEAARQQATRPLDVIEGPLMDGMNVVGDLFGEGKMFLPQVVKSARVMKQAVAYLQPYIEAEKTVDSKPNGRILMATVKGDVHDIGKNIVGVVLACNNFEVIDLGVMVPADKILQTAKEKNCDIIGLSGLITPSLDEMVHVAAEMERQGFDIPLMIGGATTSKAHTAVKIDPQFNRNQTVYVADASRAVGVASNLLSDELRPAFVKDIQEEYDKVRKRTASRKRNDPRLSYEEALKAGPQFDWANFKPKAPNNPGLTVLDDFPLEKLVDTIDWTPFFISWDLAGKYPAILNDKVVGEAATDLFRNAQTMLADLIDNKRLKARAVFGLWPANADGDDIIVYTDESRSEELARLHQMRQQVQKRGGDGLCRSLADFIAPVDSGVADYIGGFAVTTGIGADELAAEYEARHDDYSAIMVKALADRLAESLAEYLHREVRTKYWGYQPDENLDNESLIKEAYTGIRPAPGYPACPDHTEKATLFKLLNAEENAGMELTSSFAMMPAAAVSGWYFAHPESKYFNVGKISRDQLQSLAERKGMSEEALERWLRPNLED; this is encoded by the coding sequence ATGTCTGAGCAGTCCCGCGATCAACGCCTGAAACAGCTGTATGCCGCCCTCGAGGAGCGCATTGTTATCCTGGATGGCGGTATGGGGACCATGATCCAGCAGGAGAAGCTGTCCGAGGCGGAGTACCGGGGGGAACGCTTTGCCGACTACCCCTCGGATCTCAAGGGCAACAATGACCTGCTGGTACTGACTCAACCGGATCTGATCGAGCGCCTGCACCGGGAGTACCTGGAAGCCGGTGCCGATATCATCGAGACCAACACCTTTAACGCCACCCGCCTCTCCCAGTCGGACTACGATATGGAAGACTTGGTGCCGGAACTGAACCGGGTGGCTGCCGAGGTGGCGCGACGGGCCGCAGACGCAGTCTCCACACCGGAGAAGCCCCGCTACGTGGCCGGGGTGCTGGGTCCGACATCGCGCACCGCGAGTATCTCTCCCGACGTGAATGATCCCGGCGCGCGCAATGTCACCTTTGAGGCGCTGGTAGACAACTACATCGAGTCCGCCAACGCGCTGATCGATGGCGGCTCGGACTTGATCCTGATCGAAACCATCTTCGATACCCTGAACGCCAAGGCCGCGATCTACGCGTTGATGGAAGTGTTTGATCAGCGCGGCTTCGAGCTGCCGATCATGATCTCCGGCACCATCACCGATGCCTCCGGTCGCACCCTCTCCGGCCAGACTACCGAAGCTTTCTATTACTCCATCGCCCACGCCAAGCCGCTGTCTGTCGGCCTGAACTGCGCCCTCGGCGCTACAGAGCTGCGCCCCTATGTGGAGGCACTCTCCGGCGTGTGCGCGGAACATGTCTCCGCCCACCCCAACGCGGGCTTGCCGAACGAATTTGGCGAGTACGACGAGACACCGGAACAGACCGCAGCCATTGTGGCGGAGTTCGCCCGCAGCGGATTTATCAATATTCTGGGCGGCTGTTGCGGTACCACCCCGGAGCATATCCGCGCGATTGCCGACGCGGTTGCGGACATAGCACCGCGCAAACTGCCGGAACAGAAGCCGGCACTGCGCCTGTCCGGGTTGGAACCTTATGTCGTCGACGAAAACGCCCTGTTCGTGAACGTGGGCGAGCGCTGTAACGTCACCGGGTCCGCGCGCTTCAAACGCCTGATCATGGAAGAGGATTACGACACCGCGCTGCAAGTGGCCGCCGCCCAGGTGGAAGACGGTGCACAGATCATCGACTTCAATATGGACGAAGCGATGCTGGATTCCGTCTTCGCCATGCGCCGCTTCCTGAACCTCTGCGCTACCGAGCCGGACATTTCCAAAGTGCCGTTCATGGTGGATTCCTCCAAGTGGGAAGTCATCGAGGCCGGCCTGCAGTGCATCCAGGGCAAGGCCATCGTCAACTCCATCAGCCTCAAGGAAGGCGAAGAGGACTTCCTGGCCAAGGCCCGCGCCTGTCTGCGCTACGGCGCCGCCGTGGTAGTGATGGCATTTGATGAGAAAGGCCAGGCAGACACCTTCGAGCGCAAGACTGAAATCTGTAAGCGCAGCTACGATATTCTGGTCGAGCAGGTTGGCTTTAACCCCTGCGATATCATTTTCGACCCCAATATTTTCGCCGTCGCCACCGGTATCGAGGAACACAACAACTACGCGGTGGACTTTATCCAGGCCACCCAGTGGATCCGTGAAAACCTGCCGGGAGCCAACGTATCCGGTGGTGTTTCCAACGTGTCCTTCTCCTTCCGCGGCAATAACCCGGTACGGGAAGCGATCCACTCCGTATTCCTGTACCACGCGATCAAGGCCGGCCTGAATATGGGGATCGTCAACGCCGGCCAGCTGGCGGTGTACGACGAACTCCCTGACGAACTGCGGGACAAGGTTGAGGACGTAATCCTCAACCGCACACCGGAAGGAACCGAAGCGCTGCTGGATATTGCGGAGAAATACCGTGGTGACGGTTCCACCGCAGAACGCAAGGAAGACCTGGCCTGGCGTCAGCTGCCGGTCAATGAGCGCCTGGCGCACTCGCTGGTCAAGGGCATCAACAACTTTATCGAAGAAGACACCGAAGCCGCACGCCAACAGGCCACCCGCCCGCTGGATGTGATCGAAGGCCCACTGATGGACGGCATGAACGTGGTCGGCGACCTGTTCGGTGAGGGCAAAATGTTCCTGCCCCAGGTGGTGAAATCGGCCCGCGTAATGAAGCAGGCGGTGGCCTACCTCCAGCCCTATATCGAGGCCGAGAAGACCGTCGACAGCAAGCCCAACGGCCGCATTCTGATGGCGACGGTGAAGGGCGACGTACACGATATCGGCAAAAACATCGTTGGCGTGGTGCTGGCCTGTAATAACTTCGAGGTGATCGACCTCGGCGTGATGGTGCCGGCAGACAAGATTCTGCAGACCGCGAAAGAAAAGAACTGCGATATCATCGGCCTGTCCGGCCTGATCACCCCATCCCTGGACGAGATGGTGCACGTGGCGGCAGAAATGGAACGGCAGGGTTTTGATATCCCGCTGATGATCGGCGGCGCCACCACTTCCAAGGCGCACACGGCGGTGAAAATCGATCCGCAGTTCAACCGCAACCAGACAGTCTACGTGGCCGATGCCTCCCGCGCTGTGGGTGTGGCCAGCAACCTGCTGTCCGACGAGCTGCGACCGGCGTTTGTGAAAGACATTCAGGAAGAGTACGACAAGGTGCGCAAGCGCACCGCCAGCCGCAAACGCAATGACCCGCGGCTGAGCTATGAAGAAGCACTGAAAGCCGGGCCACAGTTTGACTGGGCTAACTTCAAGCCGAAGGCGCCCAACAATCCGGGGCTGACGGTGCTGGATGATTTCCCACTGGAAAAACTGGTGGATACCATCGACTGGACGCCCTTCTTCATCTCCTGGGATCTGGCCGGCAAGTATCCAGCGATCCTGAACGATAAAGTGGTGGGCGAAGCGGCAACGGATCTGTTCAGAAATGCCCAGACCATGCTGGCGGACCTGATCGACAACAAGCGCCTGAAAGCCCGCGCGGTATTCGGCCTGTGGCCGGCGAATGCGGACGGTGACGACATCATCGTTTACACCGACGAGAGCCGCTCCGAAGAGCTCGCGCGGCTGCACCAGATGCGCCAGCAGGTACAGAAACGCGGCGGCGATGGCCTTTGCCGTTCACTGGCAGACTTTATAGCGCCGGTGGATTCCGGCGTGGCGGATTACATTGGCGGCTTTGCGGTCACTACGGGTATCGGTGCCGATGAACTGGCGGCGGAGTACGAAGCCAGGCACGACGATTACAGCGCGATCATGGTGAAGGCGCTGGCGGATCGACTGGCGGAGTCCCTGGCGGAATACCTGCACCGGGAAGTACGCACAAAGTACTGGGGATACCAGCCGGATGAGAATCTGGACAACGAATCCCTGATCAAAGAGGCCTACACCGGCATCCGCCCTGCTCCGGGCTACCCTGCCTGCCCGGACCACACGGAAAAAGCCACATTGTTCAAACTGCTCAACGCGGAAGAAAATGCGGGTATGGAACTGACATCCAGCTTTGCGATGATGCCGGCGGCGGCAGTGAGTGGCTGGTACTTTGCACATCCGGAATCAAAATACTTTAATGTGGGCAAGATCAGCCGCGATCAGCTGCAGAGCCTGGCCGAGCGCAAAGGGATGAGCGAAGAAGCGCTGGAGCGTTGGTTGCGGCCCAACCTCGAGGATTGA